The following are from one region of the Paramagnetospirillum magnetotacticum MS-1 genome:
- a CDS encoding NAD-glutamate dehydrogenase, which produces MEISAYLDRRIAELSEPLAKAGAERLIRAYAAGIPLADLAEADPELVYGAALGLLAFMRERKPGTPSIRVFDPDLDRHGWVSSHSVVEIINDDMPFLVDSVAMELARRGIKVHLLVHPVVRVDREESGTLGQIAANGGGSSQESVMHVEIDRQPAEIQAQLADSLAQILGQVRHAVADWRRMLETLWAGVTEFEGASTKVAAEEKQETLAFLEWLADNHFTFLGYRRFDLSKGVVADPASSLGILSDAQAHVFDDTVTLADMPAELRAFVSRPDPLMVTKSARHSVIHRPVRMDIIGLKQFDAKGRVVGLHAFLGLFTSSAYNDRPAQIPLLRRKIAQVEARAGFNKSGHDAKALVNILETYPRDELFQVSEDALFETSIGILHLQDRQRVAVFLRNDEFERFVSCLVFVPRDRYDTPLRLSITIMLEEALGGTLDAFYTQVADLPLARLHFIIRTTPGHLPKVDAPALEARIADVARTWYEHLQDALIQTHGEAAGLALARRWGKGFPVSYREGHSALAAVADVGRIQTASGGDIVLNLYRPVEAEPHQGRLKLYRSGHPVPLSGILPMLEAMGLVVIAEVPYEITPESGDGTVWIHDFEVESADGSALDVAERRELFHDALAAVWRGDSESDGFNRLVLSAGLSWREIMVLRAYTKYLRQTGITYSQAYIEQALGGNAQMAACLVRLFLASFDPDATFSEANTAEAGLLAGLDKVVSADDDRILRRFLNLVRSTLRTNYFQTDAAGKPKAYLSFKLDSKQVDDLPAPRPMVEVFVYSPRVEAIHLRGGKVARGGIRWSDRREDFRTEILGLMKAQMVKNAVIVPVGAKGGFVVKRPPTTGGREAYLAEGIECYKILMRGLLDLTDNLTPEGVKPPRAVLRRDGDDAYLVVAADKGTATFSDIANSVSLDYGHWLGDAFASGGSQGYDHKKMGITAKGAWVAVERHFREMGIDTRTEAFTVIGVGDMSGDVFGNGLLRSPHARLVAAFNHAHIFLDPDPDPAKTFAERERLFNAVKAWPDYDTSTISKGGGIWPRTAKTIPISPQAKARFGIEADTLTPTELIRTLLKAQVDLLFLGGIGTYVKASTESNADAGDRANDSLRINGSEIGAKVVGEGANLGFTQLGRIEYALSGAGGAGGRIDTDAIDNSAGVDCSDHEVNIKILVNDLVAAGDLTPKQRDKLLAEMTEEVGALVLRDNYLQTQAISMLQAQGADLLDAEARFMRLLEKSGRLDRAIEFLPTDETLTERAARKQGFTRPELAVLLAYGKIWLYDHILASELPDDPFMAIDLTNYFPTQLRDRFGSEIQRHRLRREIIATVVTNSIVNRVGGAFVSELMETTGHPPAQVARAYIVARDAFRMREVWRAIEELDGKVSATAQTAMQNEANRLVERATLWVLRSMPSPFALGAGIAELSPGVRALEGAVPGILPPDAAAAVLARIEHFVGQGVPHDLAQRVGNLIVLASAADILRIATRQDMSIEAAGRLYFAVGARFSLGWLRASAEKLSGRGHWLKLAAAAAIEDLYGHQRDITSVVAASYPGLDSDAAVQSWLEANRAAVERAETLLAELKAASHIDLSMIMVANRQLRTLTESGVAAAGGNG; this is translated from the coding sequence ATGGAAATCTCCGCATATCTGGACCGGCGCATCGCCGAACTGTCCGAACCCTTGGCTAAGGCGGGGGCGGAACGCCTGATCCGCGCCTATGCCGCCGGTATTCCTCTGGCGGACCTGGCCGAGGCCGATCCGGAACTGGTCTACGGCGCGGCGCTGGGCCTCTTGGCCTTCATGCGCGAGCGCAAGCCCGGCACCCCTTCGATCCGGGTATTCGATCCCGATCTCGATCGCCACGGCTGGGTTTCCAGCCATTCGGTGGTGGAGATCATCAACGACGACATGCCGTTTCTGGTGGATTCGGTGGCCATGGAACTGGCACGCCGTGGCATCAAGGTGCATCTGCTGGTCCATCCCGTGGTGCGGGTGGACCGCGAGGAGTCCGGAACCCTGGGCCAGATCGCGGCCAATGGGGGCGGCTCTTCGCAAGAATCGGTCATGCATGTGGAGATCGACCGACAGCCCGCCGAGATCCAGGCGCAGCTGGCCGATTCCCTTGCCCAAATCTTAGGGCAGGTGCGCCATGCGGTGGCCGACTGGCGGCGCATGCTGGAAACCCTGTGGGCGGGGGTCACCGAATTCGAAGGCGCGTCCACCAAGGTCGCGGCTGAGGAGAAGCAGGAGACCCTGGCTTTTCTCGAATGGCTGGCCGACAACCACTTCACCTTTCTGGGCTATCGCCGCTTCGACCTGTCCAAGGGGGTGGTGGCCGATCCGGCCAGCAGCCTGGGCATCTTGTCCGACGCCCAGGCCCATGTGTTCGACGACACCGTGACCCTGGCCGACATGCCCGCCGAGTTGCGCGCCTTCGTGAGCCGCCCCGATCCCCTGATGGTCACCAAATCGGCCCGTCATTCGGTGATCCATCGCCCGGTGCGCATGGATATCATCGGGTTGAAGCAATTCGACGCCAAGGGACGGGTGGTGGGGCTGCACGCCTTTCTCGGCCTGTTCACCTCGTCGGCTTATAACGACCGCCCGGCCCAGATCCCCCTGCTGCGCCGCAAGATCGCCCAGGTGGAGGCGCGCGCCGGTTTCAACAAGTCGGGCCACGACGCCAAGGCCTTGGTCAATATCTTGGAGACCTATCCCAGGGACGAGCTATTCCAGGTCTCCGAGGATGCCTTGTTCGAGACCAGTATCGGCATCCTGCATCTCCAGGACCGCCAGCGGGTGGCGGTTTTTCTCAGAAATGACGAGTTCGAGCGCTTCGTCTCCTGTCTGGTCTTCGTGCCGCGCGACCGCTACGACACGCCGCTGCGCTTGAGCATCACCATTATGCTGGAAGAAGCCCTGGGCGGAACCCTGGACGCCTTCTACACCCAGGTGGCGGATCTGCCGCTGGCCCGGCTGCATTTCATCATCCGCACCACGCCTGGCCATTTGCCCAAGGTGGATGCCCCCGCGCTGGAAGCGCGCATCGCCGATGTGGCGCGGACCTGGTACGAGCATTTGCAAGATGCCCTGATCCAGACCCATGGCGAGGCGGCGGGGCTGGCCCTGGCGCGGCGCTGGGGCAAGGGCTTTCCCGTCTCCTACCGCGAGGGCCACAGCGCCCTGGCGGCGGTGGCCGATGTGGGGCGCATCCAGACGGCGTCGGGCGGCGATATCGTGCTCAACCTTTACCGGCCGGTGGAGGCCGAGCCCCATCAGGGCCGCCTGAAGCTTTACCGTTCGGGCCATCCGGTGCCGCTGTCGGGCATCCTGCCCATGTTGGAGGCCATGGGACTGGTGGTCATCGCCGAGGTCCCCTACGAGATCACGCCTGAATCCGGTGATGGAACGGTGTGGATTCACGATTTCGAGGTGGAAAGCGCCGATGGCTCCGCCCTGGATGTGGCGGAGCGGCGCGAGTTGTTCCACGACGCCCTGGCGGCGGTATGGCGGGGCGATTCGGAAAGCGACGGCTTCAACCGGCTGGTCCTGTCGGCGGGATTGTCCTGGCGCGAGATCATGGTGCTTCGCGCCTATACCAAATATCTTCGCCAGACCGGCATCACCTATTCCCAGGCCTATATCGAGCAGGCCCTGGGCGGCAATGCCCAGATGGCGGCCTGTCTGGTACGCCTGTTTCTGGCCAGTTTCGACCCTGACGCAACCTTCAGCGAGGCCAATACCGCCGAGGCGGGGTTGCTGGCGGGACTGGACAAGGTGGTCAGCGCCGATGACGACCGTATCTTGCGCCGTTTCCTCAATCTGGTCCGTTCCACTTTGCGAACGAATTATTTTCAGACCGATGCGGCGGGTAAGCCCAAGGCCTATCTATCCTTCAAGCTGGATTCCAAACAGGTGGATGACCTGCCTGCGCCTCGGCCCATGGTCGAGGTCTTCGTCTACAGCCCGCGGGTGGAGGCCATCCATTTGCGCGGCGGCAAGGTGGCGCGTGGCGGCATCCGCTGGTCCGACCGGCGCGAGGATTTCCGCACCGAGATCCTGGGTCTGATGAAGGCCCAGATGGTGAAGAACGCGGTGATCGTGCCAGTGGGCGCCAAGGGCGGCTTTGTGGTGAAACGGCCGCCCACCACCGGCGGGCGCGAGGCTTATCTGGCCGAAGGCATCGAGTGCTACAAGATTCTGATGCGCGGCTTGTTGGATCTTACCGACAATCTCACCCCTGAAGGGGTCAAGCCGCCTCGCGCCGTGCTGCGTCGGGACGGCGACGACGCCTATCTGGTGGTAGCCGCCGACAAGGGCACCGCCACCTTCTCCGACATCGCCAATTCGGTCTCGCTGGATTACGGCCACTGGCTGGGCGATGCCTTTGCCTCGGGCGGGTCCCAGGGTTACGACCACAAGAAGATGGGCATCACCGCCAAGGGCGCCTGGGTGGCGGTGGAGCGTCATTTCCGCGAAATGGGCATCGATACCCGCACCGAGGCATTCACGGTGATCGGGGTGGGCGACATGTCGGGCGACGTGTTCGGCAACGGCCTGCTGCGCTCGCCCCATGCCAGGCTGGTGGCCGCCTTCAACCACGCCCACATCTTCCTCGATCCCGATCCCGACCCGGCTAAGACATTCGCCGAGCGCGAAAGGCTGTTTAATGCGGTCAAGGCCTGGCCCGATTACGACACCTCCACCATCTCCAAGGGCGGCGGCATTTGGCCGCGCACCGCCAAGACCATTCCCATCAGCCCGCAAGCCAAGGCCCGTTTCGGTATCGAAGCGGATACCTTGACGCCCACCGAACTGATCCGCACCCTTTTGAAGGCGCAGGTGGATCTGCTGTTCCTGGGCGGTATCGGTACTTATGTGAAGGCATCGACCGAAAGCAACGCCGATGCCGGTGACCGCGCCAACGATTCCTTGCGCATCAACGGCTCGGAGATTGGGGCCAAGGTGGTGGGCGAGGGCGCCAATCTGGGCTTTACCCAACTGGGCCGCATCGAATACGCCCTCAGTGGGGCGGGGGGCGCAGGCGGGCGTATCGACACCGACGCCATCGACAATTCCGCCGGGGTGGATTGCTCGGATCACGAGGTCAATATCAAGATCCTGGTCAACGATCTGGTGGCGGCGGGCGATCTTACGCCCAAGCAACGCGACAAACTTTTGGCCGAGATGACCGAGGAAGTGGGCGCCCTGGTCTTACGAGACAATTACCTCCAGACCCAGGCCATCTCCATGCTTCAGGCCCAGGGCGCCGATCTTCTGGACGCCGAGGCGCGCTTCATGCGCCTGTTGGAAAAGAGCGGCCGCCTGGACCGGGCCATCGAATTCCTGCCCACCGACGAGACCCTGACCGAACGCGCCGCCAGGAAGCAGGGCTTCACCCGGCCTGAACTGGCGGTGCTGCTGGCCTATGGCAAGATCTGGCTCTATGACCACATCCTGGCCTCGGAACTGCCCGATGACCCCTTCATGGCCATCGACCTCACCAACTATTTTCCCACCCAATTGCGAGACCGTTTCGGAAGTGAAATACAACGTCACCGGCTGCGGCGAGAGATCATCGCCACGGTGGTGACCAATTCCATCGTCAATAGGGTGGGCGGAGCCTTCGTCTCGGAACTGATGGAGACCACAGGCCATCCCCCGGCCCAGGTGGCCAGGGCCTATATCGTGGCGCGCGATGCTTTTCGTATGCGCGAAGTTTGGCGAGCCATCGAGGAACTGGATGGCAAGGTCTCGGCCACGGCCCAGACCGCCATGCAGAACGAGGCCAACCGGCTGGTGGAACGCGCTACCTTGTGGGTGTTGCGCTCCATGCCCTCGCCCTTCGCCCTGGGGGCGGGAATCGCCGAATTGTCGCCGGGGGTGCGTGCCCTGGAAGGTGCGGTGCCCGGCATTCTGCCGCCCGATGCGGCGGCGGCCGTGCTGGCGCGCATCGAGCATTTCGTCGGCCAGGGCGTGCCCCACGATCTGGCCCAGCGGGTGGGCAATCTGATCGTTTTAGCCTCGGCCGCCGATATCTTGCGCATCGCCACCCGCCAGGACATGTCCATCGAGGCAGCCGGGCGGCTGTATTTCGCCGTGGGGGCCCGCTTCTCGCTGGGCTGGCTGCGGGCTTCGGCGGAAAAGCTGTCGGGGCGCGGCCATTGGCTGAAGCTCGCGGCGGCGGCGGCCATCGAGGATCTCTACGGCCATCAGCGCGACATCACCAGCGTGGTGGCGGCGTCCTATCCCGGCCTGGATTCCGATGCGGCGGTGCAATCCTGGCTGGAGGCCAACCGGGCGGCGGTGGAGCGTGCCGAGACCCTGCTGGCCGAGTTGAAGGCGGCGTCCCATATCGACCTGTCCATGATCATGGTTGCCAACCGGCAATTGCGCACGCTCACCGAGTCGGGTGTTGCGGCGGCGGGCGGGAACGGATAA
- a CDS encoding SGNH/GDSL hydrolase family protein, with product MIRILGINAAILLAGLVIAELIFGSWIFGPSWGTMNIPRDVRRIFDVSGLYGGPQDAVYTRDHWGLRGSYKDLGAIDILTIGGSTTDQRFVGDGQTWQDYLAQDLGGKVVVNAGIDGQSTVGHLRAFDRWLSQIPGLKPRFVLAYIGVNDAHLQGQQQWDDMASPSLGRRVERYITNHSALVQVVSTIQGTLKAHKAHVVHGGTDVPRGPWIAGHPPALDKTGDVALLDAYEQRVAALMGRIRAMGAQAVIVTQSRSDYRVTSTGEPLGRGASPQSVDFGSWAMQTAFNHRAMAACRREGGICLDLGSGLTFEDGDFYDWVHTTPPGNRRIAAWLAPRLAPVVGQ from the coding sequence ATGATCAGAATTCTCGGAATTAATGCGGCTATCCTGCTGGCGGGGCTGGTCATCGCCGAGCTGATCTTCGGCAGCTGGATCTTCGGCCCCAGCTGGGGAACCATGAACATTCCCCGCGACGTGCGGCGGATTTTCGATGTCAGCGGCCTCTATGGCGGACCCCAGGATGCCGTCTATACCCGCGACCACTGGGGGTTGCGCGGGTCCTACAAGGATCTCGGCGCCATCGACATCCTGACCATCGGCGGCTCCACCACCGATCAGCGCTTTGTCGGCGACGGCCAGACCTGGCAGGACTACCTGGCCCAAGATCTGGGCGGTAAGGTGGTGGTCAATGCCGGTATCGACGGTCAGTCGACCGTGGGCCATCTCAGAGCGTTCGATCGCTGGCTGTCACAGATTCCGGGCCTCAAGCCCCGCTTCGTCCTGGCCTATATCGGCGTCAACGACGCTCATCTCCAGGGTCAGCAGCAGTGGGACGACATGGCCTCGCCCTCCCTGGGGCGCCGGGTGGAACGCTACATCACCAATCATTCCGCCCTGGTGCAGGTGGTCTCCACCATCCAGGGGACGCTCAAGGCCCATAAGGCCCATGTGGTTCATGGCGGGACCGATGTGCCGCGCGGCCCCTGGATCGCCGGTCATCCTCCCGCTCTGGACAAGACAGGCGATGTTGCCTTGCTGGACGCCTATGAGCAGCGGGTCGCGGCCCTGATGGGGCGTATCCGGGCCATGGGCGCCCAGGCCGTCATCGTGACCCAAAGCCGCTCGGACTATCGGGTGACCAGCACGGGCGAGCCCTTGGGCCGGGGAGCCTCGCCGCAATCGGTGGATTTCGGGTCCTGGGCCATGCAGACGGCCTTTAATCACCGTGCCATGGCGGCCTGCCGCCGCGAAGGCGGCATTTGCCTCGACCTGGGCAGCGGGCTCACCTTCGAGGACGGGGATTTCTACGACTGGGTGCACACCACGCCTCCGGGAAATCGCCGCATCGCCGCCTGGCTGGCGCCACGTCTGGCGCCGGTAGTGGGGCAGTAA
- the holA gene encoding DNA polymerase III subunit delta, protein MKLTGSRIEAFLKAPDPAMRAVLVFGPDLGLVRERVQRLIRSVVPDTSDPFRVAELTPAALKDIPSRLADEAAAMALGGGRRVVVLRDAGDGQSGAVSSFLARPMGDALVVIEGGELGPRSSLRKLFEGADNAAALACYGDEGGSLAGVIQEELKSAGLMAEPDAMAYLTEHLGGDRRLTRAELGKLALYMGGPGRVHLEDAVACVGDTAALGLDDLALSTADGDHAGAQRVLDRLLREGSQPVGMLRSVARHFQRLHLAAGLMAQGKSTDQAMAALKPPVIFKAADRFKRQLSRWPADRLGKALDLLTEAEVDCKTTGMPAAEIASRALMMIARAAARR, encoded by the coding sequence GTGAAGCTGACCGGGTCGAGGATCGAGGCCTTCCTCAAGGCCCCTGATCCGGCCATGCGCGCCGTTCTGGTCTTTGGTCCCGATCTGGGGCTGGTGCGCGAAAGGGTACAGCGGCTTATCCGCTCGGTAGTGCCCGACACTTCCGATCCCTTCCGGGTTGCTGAATTGACTCCTGCCGCGCTGAAGGACATTCCGTCCCGTCTTGCCGATGAAGCCGCCGCCATGGCACTGGGTGGCGGGCGGCGCGTGGTGGTGCTGCGCGATGCCGGTGACGGCCAGAGCGGCGCGGTGTCATCCTTTCTGGCGCGGCCCATGGGCGATGCCCTGGTGGTGATCGAAGGCGGTGAATTGGGGCCGCGCTCCTCCTTGCGCAAACTGTTCGAAGGCGCCGACAACGCCGCCGCCCTGGCCTGTTATGGCGACGAGGGCGGCTCGTTGGCCGGGGTCATCCAGGAGGAATTGAAGTCTGCCGGGCTGATGGCCGAGCCCGATGCCATGGCCTATCTCACCGAACATCTGGGCGGCGATCGTCGTCTGACCAGGGCCGAGCTGGGCAAGCTGGCCCTCTATATGGGCGGGCCGGGCCGGGTGCATCTGGAGGATGCGGTGGCTTGCGTCGGCGATACCGCCGCTTTGGGCCTGGACGATCTGGCCCTGTCCACCGCCGATGGCGACCATGCCGGAGCGCAACGGGTGCTGGACCGTCTGCTGCGCGAGGGTAGTCAGCCAGTGGGCATGCTGCGCTCGGTGGCGCGGCATTTCCAGCGCCTGCATCTGGCGGCCGGGCTGATGGCCCAGGGCAAGTCCACCGATCAGGCCATGGCGGCCTTGAAGCCGCCGGTAATCTTCAAGGCCGCCGACCGCTTCAAGCGCCAGCTGTCGCGCTGGCCCGCCGACCGGCTGGGCAAGGCGCTGGACCTGCTGACGGAGGCCGAGGTGGATTGCAAGACAACAGGCATGCCCGCGGCCGAAATCGCCTCGCGGGCCTTGATGATGATCGCCCGCGCGGCGGCGAGACGATGA
- the lptE gene encoding LPS assembly lipoprotein LptE yields the protein MWWSRALLLFVVMTLGPAGCGFRPMYGTPSGAATGMDADLAAIRIEPIKDRIGQQLRNAMLQRLSPRGEAADYTYRLEIKLTESVSNLGFRKDTFATVANLSMSAQVLLGTNGASILADNVTTTVYFDHLGPRYASVAAERDAEERALNQLADDIRNRIAVAIQRYQANPNDERYRQRRSIFRDDRVEDRQ from the coding sequence ATGTGGTGGTCTAGAGCGCTTCTCCTGTTCGTTGTGATGACGCTGGGCCCGGCGGGCTGCGGCTTCAGGCCCATGTACGGCACGCCCAGCGGCGCGGCGACCGGCATGGACGCCGATCTGGCCGCCATCCGCATCGAACCCATCAAGGACAGAATCGGCCAACAGCTTCGTAACGCCATGTTGCAGCGCCTGTCGCCGCGGGGCGAAGCGGCCGACTACACCTACCGGCTTGAGATCAAATTGACCGAATCCGTCAGCAATCTGGGATTCCGCAAGGATACCTTTGCCACGGTCGCCAATCTTTCCATGTCCGCCCAGGTCTTGCTGGGTACCAATGGGGCATCGATTCTGGCGGATAATGTCACGACCACCGTCTATTTCGACCATTTGGGGCCGCGTTATGCCAGTGTCGCCGCCGAGCGCGATGCCGAGGAGCGGGCACTCAACCAGTTGGCCGACGACATCCGTAATCGTATCGCCGTAGCGATTCAGCGCTATCAGGCCAATCCCAATGACGAGCGTTACCGCCAGCGGCGCTCCATCTTCAGGGACGATCGCGTCGAGGACCGCCAGTGA
- the leuS gene encoding leucine--tRNA ligase yields the protein MSRPDGISGDRYNVKETEARWQQVWEEKRCFEAEIAPGKPKYYVLEMFPYPSGRIHMGHVRNYTLGDVVARYKRAKGFNVLHPMGWDAFGLPAENAAISNNVHPAKWTRENIAAMREQLKSMGLSYDWRREVATCEPQYYRHEQKMFLDFLKNGLVYRKESWVNWDPVENTVLANEQVIDGHGWRSGALVEKRLLSQWFLKITAYAQDLLDSLATLERWPERVRLMQENWIGRSEGARLMFDLAGRSDQLEIFTTRPDTLFGAKFVAIAANHPLAAELAAGNAGLAEFIGECNRMGTSEAAIETAEKKGFDTGLKAVHPFDPTWTLPIYVANFVLMDYGSGAIFGCPAHDQRDLDFANKYGLGWTQVVEAAADREAVTAAIAKGEAYTGDGKAINSQFLDGLAVDEAKAEAIRRIEAMGRGERTINYRLRDWGVSRQRYWGCPIPVIHCESCGTVPVPAEQLPVELPEDVSFDKPGNPLDHHPTWKHVNCPVCGKPARRETDTFDTFFESSWYFARYTSPDRQDVAFDRAAADYWMSVDQYIGGIEHAVLHLLYSRFFTRALKDCGYLGVKEPFAGLLTQGMICHETYKSADGAWLFPTDVVSGPDGKLVHAVTGAPVTGGRSEKMSKSKKNVVDPAGIIDGYGADTARLFMLSDSPPERDLDWTEAGIDGAWRYVNRLWRMVASAELPAAGTPMPELSTETLKIRRLLHKTIAQVGEDLERFHFNKAVARIREMTNGLGELPAGDAGAAWVLREGLEATARLIGPMMPHLAEEMWQTLGGAGLLAEASWPVADPALLVEDSVTVAVQVNGKLRATIELPKDADAALAEQTALAQPPVISAMSGKPARKVVVVPNRIVNVVV from the coding sequence ATGTCGCGCCCGGATGGCATCAGCGGCGACCGCTACAACGTCAAGGAAACCGAAGCCCGCTGGCAGCAGGTCTGGGAGGAGAAGCGCTGCTTCGAGGCCGAGATCGCGCCGGGCAAGCCCAAATACTATGTCCTGGAGATGTTCCCCTATCCGTCGGGGCGCATCCATATGGGCCATGTGCGCAACTATACCCTGGGCGACGTGGTGGCGCGCTATAAGCGGGCCAAGGGTTTCAACGTCCTGCATCCCATGGGCTGGGACGCTTTCGGCCTGCCCGCCGAGAACGCCGCCATCTCCAACAACGTGCACCCGGCCAAATGGACGCGCGAGAACATCGCCGCCATGCGCGAGCAGCTCAAATCCATGGGCCTGTCTTATGACTGGCGCCGCGAAGTGGCCACCTGCGAGCCCCAATATTACCGCCACGAACAGAAGATGTTCCTGGATTTCCTTAAAAACGGGCTGGTCTACCGCAAGGAATCCTGGGTCAACTGGGACCCGGTGGAAAACACCGTCCTGGCCAACGAGCAGGTGATCGACGGCCACGGCTGGCGCTCGGGCGCCCTGGTGGAAAAGCGCCTGCTCTCCCAGTGGTTCCTCAAGATCACCGCCTATGCCCAGGATCTGCTGGACAGTCTGGCGACACTGGAGCGCTGGCCCGAGCGGGTCCGCCTGATGCAGGAGAACTGGATCGGCCGGTCCGAGGGCGCGCGGCTGATGTTCGATCTGGCAGGCCGTTCCGATCAGCTCGAGATCTTCACCACCCGTCCCGACACCTTGTTCGGCGCCAAATTCGTGGCCATCGCCGCCAACCATCCCCTGGCCGCCGAATTGGCGGCGGGCAATGCGGGTCTGGCCGAGTTCATCGGTGAATGCAACCGCATGGGCACGTCGGAAGCCGCCATCGAGACCGCCGAGAAGAAGGGTTTCGACACCGGTCTGAAGGCCGTGCATCCCTTCGATCCCACCTGGACGCTGCCTATCTATGTGGCCAATTTCGTACTGATGGATTACGGCTCGGGCGCCATTTTCGGCTGTCCCGCCCATGATCAGCGCGATCTGGATTTCGCCAACAAATACGGCTTGGGCTGGACTCAGGTGGTCGAAGCGGCCGCTGACCGCGAGGCGGTGACCGCCGCCATCGCCAAGGGCGAGGCCTATACCGGCGACGGCAAGGCCATCAATTCCCAGTTTCTCGACGGTCTGGCCGTGGACGAGGCCAAGGCCGAGGCCATCCGCCGCATCGAGGCGATGGGCCGCGGCGAGCGCACCATCAATTACCGCCTGCGTGACTGGGGCGTGTCGCGCCAGCGCTATTGGGGCTGTCCCATCCCGGTGATCCATTGCGAGTCCTGTGGCACCGTCCCAGTGCCCGCCGAGCAATTGCCCGTGGAACTGCCCGAGGATGTCAGCTTCGACAAGCCCGGCAATCCGCTGGACCACCATCCCACCTGGAAGCACGTGAACTGCCCGGTCTGCGGCAAGCCCGCCCGGCGCGAGACCGATACCTTCGACACCTTCTTCGAATCCAGCTGGTATTTCGCCCGCTATACCTCGCCCGACCGCCAAGATGTGGCTTTCGACCGCGCGGCGGCGGATTACTGGATGAGCGTCGACCAATATATCGGCGGCATCGAGCATGCGGTCCTGCACCTGCTCTATTCCCGCTTCTTCACCCGCGCGCTGAAGGATTGCGGCTATCTCGGGGTCAAGGAGCCTTTCGCCGGTCTGCTGACCCAGGGCATGATCTGCCACGAGACCTACAAGTCGGCGGACGGTGCCTGGCTGTTTCCCACCGATGTGGTTTCCGGTCCCGATGGCAAGCTGGTCCATGCCGTGACCGGGGCGCCGGTCACCGGTGGCCGTTCCGAGAAGATGAGCAAGTCCAAGAAGAACGTGGTGGACCCGGCAGGGATCATCGACGGCTACGGGGCCGACACGGCGCGGCTGTTCATGCTGTCGGATTCTCCGCCCGAGCGCGACCTGGACTGGACCGAGGCCGGTATCGACGGCGCCTGGCGCTATGTCAACCGGCTGTGGCGCATGGTGGCCTCGGCGGAGTTGCCCGCCGCTGGCACGCCCATGCCGGAACTGTCGACGGAGACTCTCAAGATCCGTCGTCTGCTGCACAAGACCATTGCCCAGGTGGGCGAGGATCTGGAGCGTTTCCACTTCAACAAGGCGGTGGCTCGTATCCGCGAGATGACCAACGGCCTGGGCGAACTGCCCGCCGGTGACGCGGGGGCCGCCTGGGTGCTGCGCGAGGGCCTTGAAGCCACCGCCCGGCTGATCGGGCCCATGATGCCCCATCTGGCCGAGGAGATGTGGCAGACCTTAGGCGGCGCCGGATTGCTGGCCGAAGCGTCCTGGCCGGTGGCCGACCCCGCCCTTCTGGTCGAAGACAGCGTCACCGTCGCGGTCCAGGTCAATGGCAAGCTGCGCGCCACTATCGAACTGCCCAAGGATGCCGATGCGGCCCTGGCGGAACAGACAGCCCTTGCGCAACCCCCGGTGATTTCGGCAATGTCAGGCAAACCCGCGCGCAAGGTCGTGGTCGTACCCAATCGGATCGTCAATGTGGTGGTCTAG
- a CDS encoding DUF3576 domain-containing protein encodes MTRKISVGALGALMLMGATLVMSGCSETQAVYPTKDKGESAPRMSNEKRETIFGPEGLFGKSKPEGEGVGIGVNAFLWRASLDTVSFMPITTADAFGGTIITDWYQLPETPSERYKVNVFILDRTLRADGVKVSLFKQVRDGSGNWVDVRVDPKMTADMENSILTRARQLRIVSTE; translated from the coding sequence ATGACGAGGAAAATTTCGGTTGGCGCCCTGGGCGCCCTGATGCTGATGGGCGCGACCCTGGTGATGTCCGGTTGCAGCGAGACGCAGGCGGTCTATCCCACCAAGGATAAGGGCGAATCGGCGCCGCGCATGTCTAACGAAAAGCGCGAAACCATCTTCGGGCCGGAAGGTCTGTTCGGCAAGTCCAAGCCCGAGGGCGAGGGCGTGGGCATCGGCGTTAACGCCTTCTTGTGGCGGGCCTCGCTCGACACTGTCTCCTTCATGCCCATCACCACCGCCGACGCGTTCGGGGGCACCATCATCACCGACTGGTATCAGCTGCCCGAGACCCCCAGCGAGCGATACAAGGTCAATGTGTTCATCCTGGACCGCACCCTGCGGGCCGATGGCGTCAAGGTCTCGCTGTTCAAACAGGTCCGCGACGGCTCGGGCAATTGGGTGGATGTGCGCGTCGATCCCAAGATGACGGCCGATATGGAAAATTCGATCCTGACCCGCGCCCGCCAGCTGCGGATCGTCTCGACCGAATAA